From a region of the Nerophis lumbriciformis linkage group LG06, RoL_Nlum_v2.1, whole genome shotgun sequence genome:
- the LOC133608312 gene encoding uncharacterized protein, translated as MIIETKYSILTTSGSREKMNGENWDSDEEVQVPWPLNKAGGRKQSQTKYVARILRFGEDTRELTPYLKAAQDGKDVPLTGDLEYGRGKRNKQPKSWSSDSESKDESVEETLSDRQQKKKRKVSRTAVGYDARAQLKAQLAALGRTSPKDTCTEMESLKKEVLQLREENKSLRDALRVVEGLPGLLMKMDDLSRQATILSARRPAVALPERSWPTAA; from the exons atgatcatcgagacgaaatatagtatattaaccacgagcggttctcgagagaagatgaatggagaaaattgggacagtgatgaagaagtccaagttccatggccactcaacaaagcaggaggaaggaagcagtcacaaaccaaatacgtggcaagaattctgagatttggtg aagacacacgtgaactgacgccatatttgaaagccgctcaggatggcaaggatgtaccccttactggtgatttggaatatggcagaggcaagagaaacaaacagccaaagtcttggtcatcagacagtgagagcaaggatgaaagtgttgaggagactctatctgacagacagcag aagaaaaagaggaaagtaagccgtacagctgtgggatatgatgctcgggcacaattgaaggcccaacttgctgct ctgggaagaacttcaccgaaagatacatgtacagaaatggaatccctgaagaaggaagtcctccagttgagagaggaaaacaaatcccttcgagatgcattgagggttgttgaag gacttcctggcctgctaatgaagatggacgacttatcacgtcaggcaacaatactatcagctcgacgtcctgctgtcgctctgccagagaggagctggccaacagcagcttga